In a genomic window of Candidatus Bathyarchaeota archaeon:
- a CDS encoding GNAT family N-acetyltransferase, which produces MVTTNLDKIFNPKSVAIIGASDVEGSVGYAIVKNFTQSGYTGKIYFVNIKKPEILGVKTYPSVDQIPDPVDLALIATPAKTVPTVMEECGKANVKGVIIVSAGFKEIGAEGKALEEKVGEVAKKYGIRVVGPNCIGVLRPRINLNATFLDKMPKPGNVAFLSQSGALGSAILDWAIHENIGFSNFVSVGSMIDVDFGDLIDYFGGDPKTKSILMYVEGITEARKFMSAARHFARTKPIIVVKSGKFSESAKAAASHTGSLSGSDDIYDAAFKRAGVVRVNDIADLFNAAEVLGTQPLPKGPRLAIITNAGGPGVMATDALIGFGGQIAKISQKSIDSLNAVLPPFWSHGNPIDVLGDAKADRYKAALDAALKDDNVDGILVIFTQQAVSESVEIAKNIVELVRSQAYQNKTIVTSFMGYGAVQEANNILNANNIPTYSTPEQAIKTYMYMYDYSRNIDLLYQTPEELPVDESPPKRPIMAILRNAAFEDREILTEDEAKKILKYYNFPVIKTEVANNVDEAVAFAQSMGFPVVLKILSPQIIHKSDAGGVILNINTPTEVREAFELLIQRATAYNPNAQIIGVTVQPMVEKKGYEIILGGKSDPVFGPVVLFGMGGVGVELFKDYAIGLPPLNTTLIHRMLEETKVYRLLKGYRGSAPVDLKRLDETILTFSRLLVDFPQIKEIDINPMLISEKEACILDARIVVDKEKICRKFERHEHMVVSPYPKKYEILWLLKNGQETLLRPIKPEDEPMWLEWFQSLSEESIRYRFFQMLKDTPHEVRVRYCNVDYDREVALVAEMVENGKRKILGVSRLSIESDGKHGEMAFIVSDYWQGLGLGTKIVDYTLDIAKEKGVESVYAIMLQDNYRALSLTKKMGFNLEYLSDGTVKGILDLKNEDVDTRCLRQQKQAEPVKEKKSVPQPPVQEAPVSADKPVAHKQAEKTPA; this is translated from the coding sequence ATGGTCACTACAAACCTTGACAAGATTTTCAATCCAAAAAGTGTAGCTATCATTGGAGCCAGTGACGTAGAAGGTTCAGTAGGTTACGCTATCGTCAAAAACTTCACTCAAAGCGGCTACACTGGAAAAATATATTTCGTCAACATAAAAAAGCCAGAGATACTAGGGGTAAAAACATACCCATCAGTCGATCAAATTCCCGATCCCGTGGATTTAGCATTGATTGCCACACCCGCCAAAACCGTCCCCACAGTTATGGAGGAATGCGGCAAAGCCAACGTTAAAGGCGTCATCATTGTTTCAGCGGGTTTCAAAGAAATTGGTGCTGAAGGCAAAGCCCTCGAAGAGAAAGTTGGAGAAGTCGCCAAGAAATATGGCATCCGTGTCGTTGGACCTAACTGCATAGGTGTTCTGCGCCCCAGAATCAACCTCAACGCCACATTCCTTGACAAGATGCCCAAACCCGGCAACGTCGCGTTTCTCTCTCAAAGCGGCGCTTTGGGTTCAGCAATCCTTGACTGGGCAATTCATGAAAACATCGGGTTTAGTAACTTCGTTTCCGTTGGCTCCATGATTGATGTGGACTTCGGTGACCTTATCGACTATTTTGGCGGCGACCCAAAAACCAAAAGCATCCTCATGTATGTTGAAGGCATAACTGAAGCTCGCAAATTCATGAGCGCCGCCCGCCACTTTGCACGAACTAAACCCATCATTGTTGTTAAAAGCGGCAAATTCTCAGAAAGCGCAAAAGCAGCAGCATCCCACACAGGTTCACTGTCAGGTTCAGACGACATCTACGACGCCGCGTTTAAACGCGCAGGTGTAGTACGTGTTAATGATATTGCTGACCTCTTTAACGCGGCTGAAGTTTTAGGCACCCAACCCCTGCCAAAAGGACCCCGACTCGCCATAATCACTAATGCAGGCGGACCCGGAGTCATGGCAACCGACGCCCTCATAGGCTTTGGTGGACAAATCGCTAAAATCAGCCAAAAATCCATCGATTCCCTCAACGCTGTGCTTCCACCGTTCTGGAGTCACGGCAACCCAATCGACGTTTTGGGTGACGCAAAAGCAGACCGCTACAAAGCAGCCCTAGACGCCGCCCTTAAAGACGACAACGTGGACGGAATCTTGGTTATTTTCACTCAGCAAGCTGTTTCTGAATCAGTGGAAATCGCCAAAAACATCGTGGAATTGGTACGCAGCCAAGCCTATCAGAACAAGACCATCGTTACATCATTTATGGGCTATGGCGCCGTGCAGGAAGCCAACAACATCTTAAACGCCAACAACATCCCCACCTACAGCACACCTGAACAGGCTATCAAAACCTACATGTACATGTATGATTACTCGCGAAACATTGACTTACTCTACCAAACCCCCGAAGAGCTACCCGTAGATGAGTCTCCGCCTAAACGCCCCATCATGGCAATCCTTCGTAACGCTGCGTTTGAAGACCGCGAAATCCTCACTGAGGACGAAGCTAAAAAAATCCTCAAATACTACAATTTCCCCGTCATCAAAACCGAAGTCGCCAACAACGTCGACGAAGCAGTTGCATTCGCACAGAGCATGGGTTTCCCTGTTGTGCTAAAGATTCTCTCGCCCCAAATCATCCACAAATCTGATGCGGGAGGAGTAATCCTAAACATTAACACTCCAACAGAAGTCCGCGAAGCCTTCGAACTGCTCATCCAACGCGCCACCGCATACAACCCCAACGCCCAAATCATCGGCGTAACCGTACAACCCATGGTTGAAAAGAAAGGTTACGAAATCATCCTCGGCGGCAAATCAGACCCCGTCTTTGGTCCCGTCGTCCTCTTTGGTATGGGCGGCGTCGGTGTAGAACTATTCAAAGACTACGCTATTGGTCTGCCCCCTCTAAACACCACTCTAATCCATCGCATGCTTGAAGAAACCAAAGTTTACCGCCTCCTCAAAGGCTACCGTGGCTCCGCACCCGTTGACCTAAAACGCCTCGACGAAACCATCTTGACTTTCTCGCGGTTGCTGGTTGATTTCCCGCAAATCAAAGAAATCGACATCAACCCCATGCTTATCAGCGAAAAAGAAGCATGCATCCTTGACGCCCGCATAGTTGTGGACAAAGAAAAAATCTGCCGCAAATTTGAGCGCCACGAGCACATGGTTGTTAGTCCGTATCCAAAAAAATACGAGATCCTGTGGCTCCTCAAAAACGGTCAGGAAACTTTGCTGAGACCTATTAAACCGGAAGATGAACCAATGTGGCTAGAATGGTTCCAGAGCCTCTCTGAAGAATCCATCCGATACCGATTCTTCCAGATGTTAAAAGATACACCCCACGAAGTCCGTGTACGCTACTGCAACGTAGACTATGACCGAGAGGTCGCTTTAGTTGCGGAGATGGTTGAGAATGGCAAACGCAAAATCCTCGGTGTTAGCCGCCTCAGCATAGAATCCGATGGTAAACACGGCGAAATGGCTTTCATTGTATCTGACTACTGGCAAGGCTTAGGTTTAGGAACTAAAATAGTTGACTATACACTTGACATTGCAAAAGAGAAAGGCGTCGAAAGCGTCTATGCCATTATGCTCCAAGACAACTACCGCGCATTGAGCCTCACCAAAAAGATGGGCTTTAACCTCGAATACTTAAGCGACGGAACCGTTAAAGGCATCTTAGACCTCAAAAACGAAGACGTAGACACCCGCTGCCTCCGACAACAAAAACAAGCCGAACCCGTCAAAGAAAAGAAATCTGTTCCGCAGCCCCCAGTTCAAGAGGCTCCTGTTTCCGCCGACAAACCTGTCGCGCATAAACAAGCCGAAAAAACCCCCGCCTAA
- a CDS encoding right-handed parallel beta-helix repeat-containing protein, which translates to MQKLACVALILLIGFSGVFFVVSPVRGETQKSGLITSDTTWTAAGSPYRLTGPVGVATGVTLTIEPGVTVDFGKFYMQINGTLNAQGTADNKIILTSFSGRDYTGAPQNIQFMPLSTPWNKQTGSGCIISNAQISIVSIVIKDCSPKISSCSLSEPLGYTIDITGGSASITQNTIDLTVGGGISVSKGTPTISDNQITGTYYQTGITAGGVPIFNNNTLINLWTGISASGQTYFEGNIVSNCANIGIECLSSTVAISRNQISNNKIGVSGSAIIQNNAITNNTIAIKNPTSQGTINENNIVGNTQGIVLDSADDVYAAHNWWGTTDSNAIRQTNWDYKNDYNLGIVTIDPVSTAPNPDAPVPQDDTPATTPKSTTTQPPATTTEPPQDQNTQHASPTPLGDQSSNAASSLPFDPLEAVVIVVVVLAIVTVAFSLFRVYRRVDKPKE; encoded by the coding sequence ATGCAAAAGCTTGCCTGTGTTGCGCTGATTCTGTTAATAGGGTTTAGTGGCGTGTTTTTTGTTGTTTCTCCAGTTCGTGGCGAAACTCAGAAAAGCGGTTTAATCACCTCGGATACCACATGGACCGCGGCTGGTAGCCCCTACAGGTTAACTGGACCCGTAGGCGTGGCAACTGGCGTCACTTTAACAATCGAGCCCGGCGTAACCGTAGACTTCGGAAAATTCTACATGCAAATAAATGGCACCCTAAACGCTCAGGGAACCGCCGACAACAAAATAATCTTAACATCCTTTTCTGGACGAGACTACACTGGCGCTCCACAGAACATTCAATTTATGCCCCTGAGCACCCCATGGAATAAGCAAACGGGCTCTGGCTGCATAATTTCAAACGCCCAAATCAGCATAGTTTCAATTGTAATCAAGGATTGCTCGCCCAAAATAAGCAGTTGTAGCTTATCCGAGCCCTTAGGCTACACCATAGACATCACCGGGGGGTCAGCGTCTATCACCCAGAACACAATTGACCTCACCGTCGGTGGCGGCATATCCGTAAGTAAAGGGACACCGACAATTTCAGATAACCAAATTACAGGTACATATTACCAGACGGGCATAACGGCAGGCGGCGTCCCAATCTTCAATAACAATACGCTAATCAACCTTTGGACCGGCATCTCTGCATCGGGCCAAACATATTTTGAAGGCAATATTGTTTCTAACTGTGCCAATATAGGCATAGAATGCTTAAGCTCCACGGTAGCAATCTCGCGTAACCAAATTTCCAACAATAAGATCGGTGTTTCTGGAAGCGCAATCATCCAAAATAACGCCATAACAAACAACACCATTGCAATCAAAAACCCAACCTCTCAGGGCACCATAAACGAAAACAACATCGTTGGCAACACGCAAGGCATAGTTCTTGACAGCGCAGATGACGTCTATGCCGCCCATAACTGGTGGGGCACAACCGACTCAAACGCGATTCGCCAGACAAATTGGGACTACAAAAACGACTACAACCTTGGCATCGTTACCATTGACCCCGTTTCGACGGCGCCTAACCCTGACGCACCAGTCCCCCAAGACGACACCCCCGCAACAACTCCCAAGTCAACAACCACCCAACCCCCCGCAACCACAACGGAGCCCCCCCAAGACCAAAACACCCAACATGCCTCGCCCACGCCCCTCGGCGACCAATCCTCCAATGCCGCCAGCTCCTTGCCATTTGACCCTCTTGAGGCAGTTGTGATTGTTGTGGTGGTTTTAGCGATTGTGACTGTTGCGTTTTCCCTTTTCCGAGTTTATCGACGTGTAGATAAACCCAAAGAGTAA
- a CDS encoding DUF2267 domain-containing protein, with product MSTNILSLDRSIQIAVQWIVDVQTELEWDSRDEAYKAIKAVLHAIRDRLPMEEVVHLSSNLPVILKGMMLDGYDLKDKPLHIKNPEEFYDYVQQNYDPKRRNLIDAEAVTTAVIGVLNRRIGSGEMQKVAGNMPEKIKRLFETETKPKRLEEPAIT from the coding sequence TTGTCAACAAATATTTTATCTCTGGACCGCAGTATCCAAATCGCGGTTCAGTGGATTGTTGATGTTCAAACGGAGTTGGAGTGGGATAGCCGAGACGAAGCCTACAAAGCCATCAAAGCCGTGTTACATGCCATCCGCGACCGCTTGCCCATGGAAGAAGTTGTGCATCTAAGTTCTAATTTACCAGTGATACTAAAGGGGATGATGCTGGATGGCTATGACCTCAAAGACAAACCCCTGCACATAAAGAACCCTGAAGAATTCTACGACTATGTGCAACAAAATTATGACCCCAAAAGACGCAACTTAATCGACGCCGAAGCAGTAACCACCGCCGTTATTGGAGTGCTTAACCGCCGCATAGGCAGTGGGGAAATGCAGAAAGTCGCGGGGAATATGCCTGAAAAAATTAAGCGCCTTTTTGAAACTGAAACAAAACCTAAGCGTCTAGAAGAACCAGCCATAACCTGA
- a CDS encoding phosphoribosyltransferase — translation MQYFSDRTDAGKRLVRALADYYFKDGLVLAIPRGGVVVGFEIAQAFRLPLDVIIPHKLGAPDNEELAIGAVAEDGTMFLDDNLITYMGVSREYIHQESERQRQEIARRLEIYRQDSAPFDLRGRDVVIADDGIATGATMKAALASVKKRGASTVTVAVPVGPPSTINALKKQADLVVCPYMPDDFHAIGQFYGDFEQVTDLEVIQLLKDARQNFTSKHGVVVL, via the coding sequence ATGCAGTATTTTTCTGACCGCACAGACGCTGGCAAACGGTTAGTCAGAGCATTGGCTGATTATTATTTTAAAGATGGGTTGGTGCTGGCTATTCCGCGGGGCGGCGTCGTGGTAGGGTTTGAGATTGCACAGGCGTTTCGGTTGCCCCTTGACGTGATTATTCCACATAAGCTTGGTGCACCCGACAACGAGGAGCTGGCGATTGGAGCCGTGGCAGAGGACGGTACCATGTTTTTGGATGACAACCTAATCACCTACATGGGTGTATCGCGCGAGTATATCCATCAAGAAAGCGAGCGGCAACGCCAAGAAATTGCTCGTCGGCTCGAGATTTATCGGCAGGATTCTGCTCCTTTTGATTTGCGGGGTCGCGATGTAGTTATCGCGGATGATGGCATCGCAACAGGTGCCACCATGAAGGCAGCGTTAGCGTCGGTGAAGAAACGAGGCGCCTCAACCGTAACTGTGGCTGTTCCAGTTGGGCCTCCGTCAACCATAAATGCGCTCAAAAAACAAGCCGACCTCGTAGTATGCCCCTATATGCCCGACGATTTCCATGCCATCGGGCAATTCTACGGAGACTTTGAGCAAGTCACCGACCTAGAAGTAATCCAACTGCTCAAAGATGCCCGTCAAAACTTCACGAGCAAACATGGAGTTGTGGTTCTATGA
- a CDS encoding dienelactone hydrolase family protein: MMKQEITLRIPVGDIEVQGNLTLPPDAFCVVVFVHGSGSSRFSPRNQYVATQFNKQKIGTLLFDLLTPEEEEVDVTTAEYRFDIDLLTERLMGVTRWLREDPLTQHYKLGYFGASTGAAAALIASAKLEEDVAAVVSRGGRPDLAGEYLSSVIAPTLLIVGGLDTGVIALNKSAMAQMNAEKRLVIITGATHLFEEPGKLEEVARYAADWFKRYLSLAYAPEVPEQK; the protein is encoded by the coding sequence ATGATGAAACAAGAAATTACCCTAAGAATCCCCGTTGGAGACATCGAAGTTCAAGGGAACTTAACCTTGCCTCCCGACGCGTTTTGTGTTGTGGTGTTTGTGCATGGCAGCGGCAGCAGCAGGTTTAGCCCCCGCAATCAATATGTCGCCACACAATTCAACAAACAAAAAATTGGAACCCTGCTCTTTGACCTTCTTACCCCTGAAGAGGAAGAAGTTGACGTGACAACTGCCGAGTATCGCTTCGACATTGATTTGTTGACGGAGCGGCTCATGGGTGTGACTCGGTGGCTGCGCGAAGACCCCTTGACCCAGCATTATAAGCTTGGCTATTTCGGTGCCAGCACGGGGGCTGCAGCTGCGTTAATTGCGTCAGCGAAACTTGAGGAGGATGTAGCGGCGGTGGTGTCGCGTGGAGGACGCCCTGATTTGGCGGGGGAGTATCTTTCAAGTGTTATAGCTCCGACGCTTTTGATAGTGGGCGGGTTAGACACGGGAGTTATCGCCCTAAACAAAAGCGCTATGGCTCAGATGAACGCTGAAAAGCGGCTCGTTATCATTACGGGGGCTACGCATCTTTTTGAGGAACCAGGAAAACTTGAAGAAGTCGCCCGCTACGCAGCCGACTGGTTCAAGCGTTACCTGTCCTTAGCCTATGCCCCAGAGGTACCTGAACAAAAATAG